From a single Nicotiana tabacum cultivar K326 chromosome 8, ASM71507v2, whole genome shotgun sequence genomic region:
- the LOC107781042 gene encoding vesicle-associated membrane protein 721 — MGQQSLIYSFVARGTVILAEYTEFTGNFTSIASQCLQKLPASNNKFTYNCDGHTFNYLVDNGFTYCVVAVESVGRQVPIAFLERVKDDFTKKYGGGKAATAVANSLNREFGPKMKEQMQYCIDHPEEISKLAKVKAQVSEVKGVMMENIEKVLDRGEKIELLVDKTENLRSQAQDFKTQGTKVRRKMWLQNMKVKLIVLAIIIALILVIVLSICHGFKCH; from the exons ATGGGGCAACAATCGTTGATCTACAGTTTCGTTGCGAGAGGAACGGTGATTTTGGCTGAGTATACAGAGTTCACCGGCAATTTCACAAGTATAGCATCGCAGTGCCTCCAGAAACTTCCTGCTTCAAATAACAAGTTCACTTACAATTGTGATGGTCACACTTTCAACTACCTCGTTGATAACGGCTTCA CATACTGTGTTGTAGCTGTGGAATCTGTTGGCAGACAGGTCCCAATTGCATTTCTGGAGAGAGTGAAGGATGATTTCACCAAGAAATATGGTGGAGGCAAAGCTGCTACAGCTGTTGCTAACAGCTTGAACAGGGAGTTTGG GCCCAAAATGAAGGAGCAGATGCAATACTGTATTGATCATCCAGAGGAAATCAGTAAGCTTGCGAAGGTGAAGGCCCAGGTTTCAGAAGTTAAAGGTGTGATGATGGAAAACATTGAGAAG GTCCTGGACCGCGGGGAGAAAATTGAACTTCTGGTGGATAAGACTGAGAATCTTCGCTCACAG GCACAAGATTTCAAGACACAAGGAACAAAAGTCAGGAGGAAGATGTGGTTGCAGAACATGAAAGTAAAGCTTATAGTCCTGGCTATTATTATTGCCTTGATTCTGGTCATAGTTCTTTCAATATGTCATGGCTTCAAATGTCATTAG